One window from the genome of Mycolicibacterium gadium encodes:
- the lpdA gene encoding dihydrolipoyl dehydrogenase — protein MTHYDVVVLGAGPGGYVAAIRAAQLGLNTAVVEPKYWGGVCLNVGCIPSKSLLRNAELSHIITKEAKLFGISGEASMDYGVAFDRSRKVADGRVAGVHFLMKKNKITEIHGYGKFSDANTLEVDLNEGGSEKVTFDNCIIATGSSTRLVPGTSLSENVVTYEKLIMTRELPSSVVIAGAGAIGMEFGYVLNNFGVDVTIVEFLPRALPNEDAEVSKEIEKQFKKLGVKIRTGTKVEAIADDGSAVTVTVSKDGKSEEIKADKVLQAIGFAPNIEGYGLDVTGVEVTDRKAIGIDDYMRTNVPHIYAIGDVTGKLMLAHVAEAMGVVAAETIAGAETLALGDYRMLPRATFCQPQVASFGLTEEQARDEGYDVKVAKFPLTANAKAHGLGDPSGFVKLIADGKYGELLGGHLIGHDVSELLPELTLAQKWDLTVNELTRNVHTHPTLSEALQECFHGLAGHMINF, from the coding sequence GTGACCCACTATGACGTCGTCGTTCTCGGAGCCGGCCCCGGCGGATACGTCGCTGCCATTCGCGCCGCCCAACTCGGACTGAACACCGCAGTCGTCGAGCCCAAGTACTGGGGCGGGGTGTGCCTCAACGTCGGATGTATCCCGTCCAAGTCGCTGCTCCGCAACGCGGAGCTTTCGCACATCATCACTAAGGAAGCCAAGCTCTTCGGCATCAGCGGTGAAGCCAGCATGGACTACGGCGTCGCGTTCGACCGCAGTCGCAAGGTCGCCGACGGTCGTGTCGCCGGTGTGCACTTCCTGATGAAGAAGAACAAGATCACCGAGATCCACGGCTACGGGAAGTTCTCCGACGCCAACACACTCGAGGTCGACCTCAACGAGGGCGGCAGCGAAAAAGTCACTTTCGACAATTGCATCATCGCCACCGGCAGCAGCACCCGATTGGTGCCCGGTACGTCGCTCTCGGAGAACGTCGTCACCTACGAAAAGCTGATCATGACGCGCGAGTTGCCGTCCTCGGTCGTCATCGCCGGCGCCGGGGCGATAGGCATGGAATTCGGCTACGTGCTCAACAACTTCGGCGTCGACGTGACCATCGTCGAGTTCTTACCGCGGGCGCTGCCGAACGAGGACGCCGAGGTATCCAAGGAGATCGAGAAGCAGTTCAAGAAGCTGGGTGTCAAGATCCGCACCGGGACGAAGGTCGAGGCCATCGCAGATGATGGATCGGCGGTCACCGTCACCGTCAGCAAGGACGGTAAGTCCGAGGAGATCAAAGCCGATAAGGTGTTGCAGGCCATCGGTTTTGCGCCCAACATCGAGGGCTACGGACTGGACGTCACCGGCGTGGAGGTCACCGACCGCAAGGCCATCGGGATCGACGACTACATGCGCACCAACGTGCCGCACATCTACGCCATCGGCGATGTCACCGGGAAACTGATGTTGGCCCACGTCGCCGAGGCCATGGGCGTGGTTGCGGCCGAAACCATCGCTGGTGCAGAGACTTTGGCGCTTGGCGACTACCGGATGCTGCCGCGTGCCACGTTCTGCCAGCCGCAGGTCGCCAGCTTCGGACTCACCGAGGAGCAGGCCCGCGACGAGGGTTACGACGTCAAGGTCGCCAAGTTCCCGCTCACCGCGAACGCGAAGGCGCACGGTCTGGGTGATCCGAGTGGGTTCGTGAAGCTGATCGCCGACGGGAAGTACGGCGAGCTGCTCGGCGGTCACCTGATCGGGCACGACGTCTCGGAACTACTGCCGGAGCTGACCCTGGCGCAGAAGTGGGACCTCACGGTCAACGAGCTGACACGCAACGTGCATACCCACCCGACGCTGTCGGAAGCCCTGCAGGAATGCTTCCACGGCTTGGCCGGCCACATGATCAACTTTTGA
- a CDS encoding prolyl oligopeptidase family serine peptidase: MDGCNEAHITPGGHNGVVAQDPYLWLEDITGDDALNWVRAHNEPTIAKFGGPRFEQMRTEALEVLDTEARIPYVRRRGDHLYNFWRDAANPRGVWRRTTLDSYRTSEPDWDVILDVDALSDAEDENWVWAGADVLEPDHRLALIELSRGGADATVVREFDMSTRQFVANGFELPEAKSGVAWQDRDTVLVGTDFGPDSMTESGYPRIAKRWRRGEPLDNAQTLFEGVASDVSVGGGYDSTPGFERLFITRSFDFFNRDRFELRGDDLIRIEIPTDAGMSVHREWLLIRPRTEWTVDGTTYRPGSLLAVRYDDFLSGTRELTVVFEPDEHSSLDNYAWTRDHLVLVTLVDVSSHVELVTPGTWERSEIPGIPPNTNTVLVDIDEHGDEMFLDSSGFDTPSQLLWGQAGSEVATIKSAPAFFDAADIEVTQHFVASADGTKIPYFVVGHRGSTGPGPTLLGGYGGFEVANTPGYAGVLGRLWLARGGTYVLANIRGGGEYGPTWHTQAMRENRHLVYEDFAAVARDLVDRGVTTVDQLGAQGGSNGGLLMGVMLTRYPELFGALVCSVPLLDMRRFHLLLAGASWMAEYGDPDDPDDWAFISEYSPYQNISTDRRYPPVLITTSTRDDRVHPGHARKMAAALEQLGHSVDYYENIEGGHAGAADNAQTAFKSALTYEYLWSMLT; encoded by the coding sequence ATGGACGGGTGTAACGAGGCTCACATTACGCCGGGTGGCCACAATGGTGTTGTGGCGCAAGACCCCTATCTGTGGCTCGAGGACATCACCGGCGACGACGCGCTGAACTGGGTGCGCGCGCACAACGAGCCGACCATCGCCAAGTTCGGCGGACCCCGCTTCGAGCAGATGCGTACCGAAGCGCTCGAGGTCCTCGACACCGAGGCGCGGATCCCGTACGTGCGGCGGCGTGGCGATCACCTGTACAACTTCTGGCGCGACGCGGCCAATCCGCGCGGGGTGTGGCGGCGCACCACGCTGGACAGTTACCGCACTTCCGAACCCGACTGGGACGTGATCCTCGACGTCGACGCGCTCTCCGACGCCGAGGATGAGAACTGGGTTTGGGCCGGCGCGGACGTCCTCGAACCCGATCACCGTCTGGCCTTGATCGAGCTGTCCAGGGGCGGCGCCGACGCCACCGTGGTGCGCGAATTCGACATGTCGACAAGGCAATTCGTTGCCAACGGATTCGAACTGCCCGAAGCCAAGTCCGGCGTCGCATGGCAGGACCGGGACACGGTGCTGGTAGGCACCGATTTCGGCCCCGATTCGATGACGGAGTCCGGCTATCCCCGGATCGCCAAACGCTGGCGTCGCGGCGAGCCACTCGATAATGCCCAGACGCTGTTCGAGGGTGTGGCTTCGGACGTGAGCGTCGGCGGTGGCTACGATTCGACGCCGGGCTTCGAACGGCTGTTCATCACACGATCTTTCGACTTCTTCAACCGCGACCGTTTCGAGCTTCGCGGCGACGACTTGATCCGCATCGAGATACCCACCGATGCCGGCATGTCGGTGCACCGCGAATGGCTACTGATCCGCCCGCGAACCGAGTGGACGGTCGACGGCACCACCTATCGTCCTGGCTCACTGCTGGCGGTCCGTTACGACGATTTCCTCTCCGGCACCCGGGAACTGACCGTCGTCTTCGAACCCGACGAGCATTCCAGCCTGGACAACTACGCGTGGACGCGAGACCACCTGGTGCTCGTCACGCTGGTCGACGTGTCGAGCCACGTGGAACTCGTCACCCCCGGCACGTGGGAGCGCTCGGAGATCCCCGGCATCCCGCCGAACACCAACACCGTGCTCGTGGACATCGACGAGCACGGTGACGAGATGTTCTTGGACTCAAGCGGATTCGATACACCGTCGCAGTTGCTGTGGGGACAGGCAGGTAGCGAGGTGGCGACGATCAAGAGCGCGCCCGCCTTCTTCGACGCCGCCGATATCGAAGTCACACAGCATTTCGTGGCGTCGGCCGATGGCACGAAGATTCCGTACTTCGTGGTCGGCCACCGTGGTTCAACCGGTCCTGGACCGACTTTGCTCGGCGGATACGGCGGGTTCGAGGTCGCCAACACCCCGGGCTACGCCGGGGTGCTCGGCCGGCTGTGGCTCGCCCGCGGCGGCACCTACGTGCTGGCGAACATCCGCGGCGGAGGCGAGTACGGCCCGACGTGGCACACCCAGGCGATGCGTGAGAACAGGCATCTGGTGTACGAAGACTTCGCCGCGGTGGCGCGCGACCTCGTCGACCGTGGGGTCACGACCGTCGACCAGCTGGGCGCCCAGGGTGGCAGCAACGGCGGTCTTCTGATGGGCGTCATGCTGACGCGTTATCCCGAACTGTTCGGAGCGCTGGTGTGCAGTGTGCCCCTGCTGGACATGCGCCGCTTCCACCTGCTGCTCGCCGGCGCCTCGTGGATGGCCGAGTACGGCGATCCGGATGACCCCGACGACTGGGCGTTCATCTCCGAATATTCGCCGTACCAGAATATTTCGACGGACCGGCGCTACCCGCCGGTGCTGATCACCACGTCGACCCGCGACGATCGCGTGCACCCGGGCCATGCCAGGAAGATGGCGGCGGCACTGGAACAGCTGGGGCATTCGGTGGACTACTACGAGAACATCGAGGGCGGGCACGCCGGTGCCGCCGACAACGCGCAGACGGCCTTCAAGTCCGCGCTGACCTACGAGTACCTGTGGTCGATGCTCACTTGA
- a CDS encoding 3-hydroxybutyryl-CoA dehydrogenase, with protein MSIERVGVIGAGQMGSGIAEVSAKAGADVLVFEPTDELVTAGNQRLTQSLERAAAKGKLSEDDRDAALARLKFTTDLADLADRQLVIEAVVEDEAVKGKIFAELDRVITDPDTVLASNTSSIPIMKIAAATQNPSRVLGLHFFNPVPVLPLVELVSTLVTSPEAAARTEQFASEVLGKKVVRCGDRSGFIVNALLVPYLLAAIRMAEAGVATVEDIDTAVVAGLSHPMGPLRLSDLIGLDTMKLIADSMYDEYKDANYAPPPLLLRMVEAGQLGKKSGRGFYTY; from the coding sequence ATGAGCATTGAACGGGTCGGCGTCATCGGCGCCGGGCAGATGGGTTCGGGAATCGCCGAGGTGTCGGCCAAGGCAGGCGCGGATGTGCTCGTCTTCGAGCCGACCGACGAATTGGTGACGGCGGGAAACCAGAGACTCACCCAGTCGCTGGAACGCGCAGCCGCAAAGGGCAAGCTCAGCGAGGACGATCGCGACGCGGCGCTGGCCCGCCTGAAGTTCACCACCGACCTGGCCGACCTGGCCGACCGTCAGTTGGTCATCGAGGCGGTCGTGGAGGACGAGGCGGTCAAGGGCAAGATCTTCGCCGAGCTCGACAGGGTGATCACCGATCCGGATACGGTACTCGCGTCGAACACGTCGAGCATCCCGATCATGAAAATTGCTGCGGCAACGCAGAATCCGAGCCGGGTGCTGGGTCTGCACTTCTTCAACCCGGTGCCGGTGCTGCCGCTGGTCGAGCTCGTCAGCACGCTTGTCACGTCGCCCGAAGCCGCCGCGCGCACCGAGCAGTTCGCGAGCGAGGTGCTGGGTAAGAAGGTGGTGCGGTGCGGGGATCGGTCGGGCTTCATCGTCAATGCGCTGCTGGTGCCGTATCTGTTGGCAGCCATCAGGATGGCGGAGGCAGGGGTCGCGACCGTCGAGGACATCGATACCGCCGTGGTCGCCGGGCTGTCACATCCGATGGGCCCGCTGCGGCTGTCGGATCTGATCGGGCTCGACACCATGAAGCTCATCGCCGACTCGATGTACGACGAGTACAAGGACGCGAATTACGCTCCGCCGCCGCTGCTCCTGCGCATGGTCGAGGCGGGACAGCTGGGTAAGAAGTCAGGTCGGGGTTTCTACACGTACTGA
- a CDS encoding carboxymuconolactone decarboxylase family protein: protein MSEIEPVRIAPGGFKELGPFGWAIAKLGARAIRAPRFSLFNVLGQHRLLFLAWLPYSGLLLGMLSKLPVRDAETVILRVGHLRNCEYELQQHRRLARSRGLGPEIQAKIFEGPDADGLTDRQRALITATDEFVVTRGVSPETWAVLARHLTKPQLIEFCMLAAQYDGLAATITTLNVPLDFPD from the coding sequence GTGAGCGAAATCGAGCCCGTGCGCATTGCGCCGGGCGGATTCAAGGAACTCGGACCGTTCGGCTGGGCGATCGCCAAGCTCGGCGCCAGGGCGATCCGCGCGCCGAGGTTCAGCCTCTTCAATGTGCTTGGCCAGCACCGGCTTCTGTTCCTGGCCTGGCTGCCCTACAGCGGACTGCTGCTGGGGATGCTGTCCAAGCTGCCGGTGCGCGACGCGGAGACCGTCATCCTGCGGGTCGGTCACCTCCGCAACTGCGAGTACGAACTGCAGCAGCACCGCCGGCTGGCCCGCAGCCGCGGCCTCGGTCCCGAGATCCAGGCCAAAATCTTCGAAGGTCCCGATGCGGACGGGTTGACCGACAGACAGCGCGCACTCATCACCGCCACCGACGAGTTCGTCGTCACCCGTGGCGTGTCACCGGAGACATGGGCGGTGTTGGCCCGGCACCTCACCAAGCCGCAGCTCATCGAGTTCTGCATGCTGGCCGCCCAATACGACGGGCTGGCCGCGACCATCACCACGTTGAACGTGCCGCTGGACTTCCCCGACTAG
- the adh gene encoding aldehyde dehydrogenase, which yields MTVYARPGSTDALMSYESRYGNFIGGEWVPPASGEYFENPTPVTGQPFCEIPRSNEADIDKALDAAHGAATAWGKTAAGERANILNRIADRIESNLESLALAESWDNGKPVRETLNADLPLAVDHFRYFAGAIRAQEGSLSEIDVDTVAYHFHEPLGVVGQIIPWNFPILMAVWKLAPALAAGNAVVLKPAEQTPASILYLMSLIGDLLPAGVLNVVNGFGFEAGKPLASSNRIAKIAFTGETTTGRLIMQYASQNLIPVTLELGGKSPNIFFSDVMAANDDYQDKALEGFTMFALNQGEVCTCPSRSLIQADIYDDFLAMAAIRTKAVRQGDPLDTETMIGSQASNDQLEKVLSYIEVGKDEGARVVTGGERAQLGGDLNGGYYVQPTIFEGNNKMRIFQEEIFGPVVAVTSFKDYDDAIGIANDTLYGLGAGVWSRDGNTAYRAGRDIKAGRVWTNCYHQYPAHAAFGGYKQSGIGRENHKMMLDHYQQTKNLLVSYSNKAQGFF from the coding sequence ATGACTGTCTATGCCCGTCCTGGTTCCACCGACGCCCTGATGTCGTACGAGTCGCGGTATGGCAATTTCATCGGCGGGGAATGGGTGCCGCCCGCGTCAGGCGAATACTTCGAGAATCCGACGCCCGTGACCGGCCAGCCGTTCTGCGAGATCCCGCGCTCGAACGAGGCGGACATCGACAAGGCGCTCGACGCCGCGCATGGTGCGGCGACCGCGTGGGGCAAGACGGCGGCCGGCGAGCGCGCGAACATTCTCAACCGGATCGCCGACCGCATCGAGTCCAATCTCGAATCGCTCGCGCTGGCCGAATCGTGGGACAACGGCAAGCCGGTGCGCGAGACGCTGAACGCCGACCTGCCGTTGGCGGTCGATCACTTCCGGTATTTCGCGGGCGCCATCCGCGCACAAGAAGGCTCGCTGTCGGAGATCGACGTAGACACCGTGGCGTATCACTTCCATGAACCGCTCGGCGTCGTCGGCCAGATCATCCCGTGGAACTTCCCGATCCTGATGGCGGTGTGGAAGCTGGCTCCCGCGCTGGCGGCGGGAAACGCGGTGGTACTCAAGCCTGCCGAGCAGACCCCCGCGTCGATCCTCTACCTGATGAGCCTGATCGGTGACCTGCTGCCCGCCGGCGTCTTGAACGTGGTCAACGGCTTCGGTTTCGAGGCGGGCAAGCCGCTCGCGTCGTCGAATCGCATCGCGAAGATCGCGTTCACCGGCGAGACCACCACCGGCCGGCTGATCATGCAGTACGCATCGCAGAACCTGATTCCGGTGACGTTGGAGCTGGGCGGCAAAAGCCCCAACATCTTCTTCAGCGATGTGATGGCCGCCAACGACGACTATCAGGACAAGGCGCTGGAGGGTTTCACGATGTTCGCCCTCAACCAGGGCGAGGTGTGCACCTGCCCGTCGCGCAGCCTGATCCAGGCCGACATCTACGACGACTTCCTCGCGATGGCGGCCATTCGCACCAAGGCGGTCCGGCAGGGTGATCCGCTGGACACCGAGACGATGATTGGGTCGCAGGCATCCAACGATCAGCTGGAAAAGGTGTTGTCCTACATCGAGGTTGGCAAAGACGAGGGTGCTCGGGTGGTGACCGGTGGCGAGCGTGCGCAGCTCGGCGGCGATCTCAACGGCGGCTACTACGTGCAGCCGACGATCTTCGAGGGCAACAACAAGATGCGCATCTTCCAGGAAGAGATCTTCGGACCCGTCGTCGCGGTCACGTCGTTCAAGGACTACGACGACGCGATCGGCATCGCCAACGACACCCTGTACGGACTCGGCGCGGGCGTGTGGAGCCGGGACGGGAACACCGCGTACCGGGCCGGACGCGACATCAAGGCCGGCCGGGTATGGACCAACTGCTACCACCAGTACCCCGCGCATGCGGCCTTCGGCGGCTACAAGCAGTCGGGCATCGGCCGCGAGAACCACAAGATGATGCTCGACCACTACCAGCAGACCAAGAACCTGCTCGTCTCCTACTCCAACAAAGCCCAAGGGTTCTTCTGA
- a CDS encoding putative holin, producing MIPLPRPRLLTSALLIGTAVGLLLGIGASLVVTAKVRPDVVIALVVGIPAVIGMLTILLSRRRWLTAFGAFVIAISPGWFGALVAIQTVNGA from the coding sequence GTGATACCGCTGCCCCGCCCGCGGTTGCTGACCAGCGCTCTGCTGATCGGCACGGCGGTCGGGCTGCTACTCGGTATCGGCGCGAGCCTGGTGGTGACCGCCAAAGTTCGTCCTGACGTGGTGATCGCCCTTGTGGTTGGCATACCCGCCGTGATCGGCATGCTGACGATCTTGTTGTCGCGCCGACGGTGGCTGACGGCGTTCGGCGCCTTTGTCATCGCCATCTCGCCGGGCTGGTTCGGCGCGCTGGTGGCAATACAGACGGTGAATGGTGCTTGA
- a CDS encoding DUF779 domain-containing protein — protein MSDFGAETFAQRSSAHPNRHPTPPRALITQAAADLLARLQGRHGALMFHQSGGCCDGSSPMCYPEGEFLVGDRDVLLAVFDVGEGVPVWISGPQFEAWKHTQLVIDVVPGRGGGFSVEAPEGMRFLSRGRAFNSDENDVLNAEELVTGADFALGKRPPRAGTHIVAEAVDACAIPGRASNA, from the coding sequence ATGAGTGATTTCGGTGCGGAAACGTTCGCTCAGCGATCGTCTGCGCACCCAAATCGCCATCCGACCCCGCCTCGTGCGCTGATCACCCAGGCGGCCGCGGATCTGCTTGCGCGGCTGCAGGGGCGACACGGCGCGCTGATGTTCCATCAGTCGGGCGGATGCTGCGACGGGTCGTCGCCCATGTGTTACCCCGAGGGTGAGTTCCTCGTCGGGGACCGCGACGTGCTGCTCGCCGTGTTCGACGTCGGCGAAGGGGTTCCGGTGTGGATCTCTGGGCCGCAGTTCGAGGCGTGGAAGCACACGCAATTGGTCATCGATGTCGTCCCCGGCAGGGGAGGGGGCTTCAGCGTCGAAGCGCCCGAAGGCATGCGGTTCCTTTCCCGCGGGCGCGCGTTCAACAGCGACGAGAACGACGTGCTGAACGCCGAGGAGCTGGTGACCGGTGCGGACTTCGCGCTAGGCAAAAGGCCGCCGCGCGCCGGTACGCACATCGTCGCGGAAGCCGTCGACGCGTGCGCAATTCCCGGGCGTGCCTCGAACGCCTAG
- the ramB gene encoding acetate metabolism transcriptional regulator RamB translates to MAKTFVGSRVRQLRGERGYSQAALAQMLGISPSYLNQIEHDVRPLTVSVLLRITEVFGVDATFFASEDDTRLVAELREVTLDRDVAIDVDLAEISDMVSSHPALAHAMVNLHRRYRLTTAQLAAATEDRHSDSSGLSSGSGAITMPHEEVRDYFYQRQNYLHELDTAAEDLTIRMRMHRAELTRELADRLTRVHGVHIKQQIDLGGTVLHRYDPVSKTLEISGHLSSGQTVFRMAAELAYLEFGGLIDKLVDEGNFTSEESTVLARLGLANYFAAATVLPYRQFHEVAEKFRYDVERLSAFYAVSFETIAHRLSTLQRPSMRGVPLSFVRVDRAGNMSKRQSATGFHFSSSGGTCPLWNVYETFASPGKIGVQIAQMPDGRNYMWVARTVERRAHRYGQPGKTFAIGLGCELRHAHRLVYSEGLDLSGDNSTPIGAGCRVCERDNCPQRAFPALGRALDIDEHRSTVSPYLVKQS, encoded by the coding sequence GTGGCAAAAACGTTCGTCGGCTCCCGTGTCCGGCAACTCCGCGGAGAACGGGGCTACAGCCAGGCGGCACTGGCCCAGATGCTGGGAATCTCGCCGAGTTATCTCAACCAGATCGAGCACGACGTCCGTCCGCTGACCGTGTCGGTGCTGCTGCGGATCACCGAGGTGTTCGGGGTGGATGCGACGTTCTTCGCCTCCGAGGACGACACCCGGCTGGTCGCCGAGCTGCGCGAGGTGACCCTCGATCGTGACGTGGCGATCGACGTCGACCTTGCCGAGATCTCGGACATGGTCAGCTCGCATCCGGCGCTGGCGCACGCCATGGTGAATCTGCACCGACGCTACCGGTTGACCACCGCGCAGCTGGCCGCCGCAACCGAGGACAGGCACTCCGACAGCAGCGGCTTGAGCTCTGGGTCTGGCGCGATCACGATGCCGCACGAGGAGGTCCGCGACTACTTCTATCAGCGGCAGAACTATTTGCACGAGCTCGACACCGCCGCCGAGGACCTCACGATCCGGATGCGGATGCACCGTGCGGAGCTGACGCGTGAGCTGGCCGACCGGCTGACCAGGGTCCACGGTGTGCACATCAAGCAGCAAATCGACTTGGGCGGCACCGTGTTGCACCGATACGACCCGGTGTCGAAGACCCTGGAGATCAGCGGTCACCTGTCGTCGGGGCAGACGGTCTTCAGGATGGCCGCGGAGCTGGCGTATCTGGAGTTCGGTGGGTTGATCGACAAGCTGGTGGACGAGGGCAACTTCACCAGCGAGGAGTCGACCGTGCTCGCGCGTCTGGGTCTCGCGAATTACTTCGCGGCCGCAACAGTGTTGCCGTACCGGCAGTTTCACGAAGTCGCCGAAAAGTTCCGTTACGACGTCGAACGCCTCTCGGCTTTCTACGCCGTCTCGTTCGAAACGATCGCGCACCGATTGTCCACTCTGCAGCGACCCTCGATGCGGGGGGTTCCCCTCTCATTCGTCCGAGTCGACCGCGCGGGAAACATGTCAAAGCGGCAGTCCGCCACGGGCTTTCACTTCTCGTCGAGCGGTGGAACCTGCCCGCTGTGGAATGTCTACGAGACCTTCGCAAGCCCAGGCAAGATCGGGGTGCAGATCGCGCAGATGCCCGATGGGCGCAACTACATGTGGGTGGCCCGCACCGTCGAGCGCCGTGCCCACCGCTACGGCCAGCCGGGGAAGACCTTCGCGATCGGCCTCGGCTGCGAGTTACGGCACGCGCACCGACTGGTCTACTCGGAGGGCCTGGATCTGTCGGGCGACAACTCGACTCCGATCGGCGCCGGCTGCCGCGTCTGCGAACGGGACAACTGTCCACAGCGGGCCTTCCCGGCGCTCGGACGGGCGCTGGACATCGACGAGCACCGCAGCACTGTGTCGCCCTATCTCGTCAAGCAGTCCTAG
- a CDS encoding acyl-[acyl-carrier-protein] thioesterase — protein MGGEPTAGLAKVMMPVPDPHPDVFDIEWPLRVADVDRAGRLKFDAATRHIQDIGSDQLREMGYEETHPLWIVRRTMVDLIRPIEFKDMLRLRRWCSGTSNRWCEMRVRIDGRKGGLIESEAFWININQETQGPARISDDFLEGLQRTTDINRLRWKAYLKAGSREDADEIRDYPVRVSDIDIFDHMNNSVYWSVVEDYLFKAPELLRAPLRVTIEHDAPVGLGDKLEIITHVHRPGTTDKFGAELADRTVTTLTYAVGDETKAVASIFAL, from the coding sequence ATGGGAGGCGAGCCGACTGCCGGTCTGGCGAAGGTGATGATGCCGGTGCCCGATCCGCACCCCGATGTGTTCGACATCGAATGGCCTCTGCGCGTCGCCGACGTCGATCGCGCCGGCCGGCTCAAATTCGACGCCGCCACCAGGCACATCCAGGACATCGGCTCCGATCAGCTGCGCGAGATGGGTTACGAGGAGACCCACCCGCTGTGGATCGTCCGTCGCACGATGGTCGACTTGATCAGGCCCATCGAGTTCAAGGACATGTTGCGGCTGCGCCGCTGGTGCTCGGGCACCTCCAACCGGTGGTGCGAGATGCGGGTCCGCATAGACGGGCGCAAGGGAGGCCTCATCGAATCGGAGGCGTTCTGGATCAACATCAACCAGGAGACGCAGGGGCCGGCCCGCATCTCCGACGACTTCCTCGAAGGCCTGCAGCGCACCACCGATATCAATCGGCTGCGGTGGAAGGCCTACCTGAAGGCCGGCAGCCGCGAGGACGCGGACGAGATCCGCGACTATCCGGTTCGCGTCAGCGACATCGACATCTTCGACCACATGAACAACTCGGTGTACTGGTCGGTGGTGGAGGACTATCTGTTCAAGGCACCCGAGCTTTTGCGGGCACCCTTGCGGGTGACGATCGAGCACGACGCCCCGGTGGGACTGGGCGACAAGCTCGAGATCATCACCCACGTCCATCGGCCCGGCACGACCGACAAATTCGGCGCCGAACTGGCGGATCGCACTGTTACAACGCTCACATATGCCGTCGGCGACGAGACCAAAGCCGTCGCATCGATCTTCGCGCTCTGA
- the aceA gene encoding isocitrate lyase yields MSTVGTPKSPEQIQHDWDTNPRWKGITRTYTPADVVALQGSVVEEATLARRGAEVLWNQLHDMEFVNSLGALTGNMAVQQVRAGLKAIYLSGWQVAGDANLSGHTYPDQSLYPANSVPQVIRRINNALLRADEIAKVEGDTSVENWLAPIVADGEAGFGGALNVYELQKAMIAAGVAGSHWEDQLASEKKCGHLGGKVLIPTQQHIRTLTSARLAADVADVPTVVIARTDAEAATLITSDVDERDRPFITGERTKEGFYRVRNGLEPCIARAKAYAPFSDLIWMETGTPDLELAAKFAEGVKSEFPDQMLAYNCSPSFNWKKHLDDATIAKFQKELGAMGFKFQFITLAGFHALNYSMFDLAYGYARNQMSAYVELQEREFDAEERGYTATKHQREVGAGYFDRIATTVDPTSSTTALAGSTEEGQFH; encoded by the coding sequence ATGTCCACTGTGGGCACGCCGAAGTCACCCGAACAGATCCAGCACGACTGGGATACCAACCCGCGCTGGAAGGGCATCACCCGTACGTACACCCCGGCCGACGTGGTCGCACTGCAGGGTTCCGTCGTCGAGGAGGCCACCCTGGCCCGCCGCGGCGCCGAGGTGCTGTGGAACCAGCTGCACGACATGGAGTTCGTCAACTCGCTCGGCGCGCTGACCGGCAACATGGCCGTCCAGCAGGTGCGTGCCGGCCTGAAGGCCATCTACCTGTCGGGCTGGCAGGTCGCCGGGGACGCGAACCTGTCCGGTCACACCTACCCGGACCAGAGCCTCTACCCGGCCAACTCGGTGCCGCAGGTGATCCGTCGCATCAACAACGCGCTACTGCGCGCCGACGAGATCGCCAAAGTGGAGGGCGACACCTCCGTGGAGAACTGGCTCGCCCCGATCGTCGCCGACGGTGAGGCCGGCTTCGGCGGTGCGCTGAACGTCTACGAGCTGCAGAAGGCGATGATCGCCGCAGGCGTTGCGGGGTCGCACTGGGAAGATCAGCTGGCGTCGGAGAAGAAGTGCGGCCACCTCGGTGGGAAGGTGCTGATCCCCACTCAGCAGCACATCCGCACCCTGACCTCGGCCCGCCTGGCTGCCGACGTCGCCGACGTGCCGACCGTCGTCATCGCACGCACCGATGCCGAGGCCGCCACGCTCATCACCTCCGATGTCGATGAGCGGGACCGCCCATTCATCACCGGCGAGCGGACCAAGGAAGGCTTCTACCGCGTCCGCAATGGTCTCGAGCCGTGCATCGCGCGCGCCAAGGCCTACGCGCCGTTCTCCGACCTGATCTGGATGGAGACCGGCACCCCGGACCTCGAGCTGGCCGCGAAGTTCGCCGAGGGCGTCAAGAGCGAGTTCCCCGACCAAATGCTGGCGTACAACTGCTCGCCGTCGTTCAACTGGAAGAAGCACCTGGACGACGCGACCATCGCGAAGTTCCAGAAGGAGCTCGGCGCGATGGGCTTCAAGTTCCAGTTCATCACGCTGGCCGGCTTCCACGCCCTGAACTACTCGATGTTCGATCTGGCCTACGGCTACGCCCGCAACCAGATGAGCGCCTACGTCGAGCTGCAGGAGCGCGAGTTCGACGCCGAGGAGCGCGGGTACACCGCCACCAAGCACCAGCGTGAGGTCGGTGCCGGCTACTTCGACCGGATCGCCACCACCGTCGACCCGACCAGCTCGACCACCGCGCTCGCGGGTTCGACCGAAGAGGGTCAGTTCCACTGA